A genome region from Brassica oleracea var. oleracea cultivar TO1000 chromosome C2, BOL, whole genome shotgun sequence includes the following:
- the LOC106323142 gene encoding uncharacterized protein LOC106323142: protein MCLSVCVHTSSIETRDEEEEGTEVNTMSLIRNPRSPTSLLNWVSHKVSTFKKPQPPINPRRSLSSTATTSKLPRNEIRKLTQLAMFDYFYNNRGLQFLIAESMSKNAPLFNDTLLNKLHNDSHSYSASCGDELIRSITKFLLYHPVNEFEPFFESLGLKPSEFSPLVPCDKMFLNEDAFLLENYHVFWNYGIGREKMGKIFKEAREVFGYESGVLASKIESLERLGFGKVFVSKVIVCTPRVLIGETNLEMVSVIDMIGSDWVLENLSEGGSYDWRCIHRCLAFLRELCGDDESELLELIKNRPGLVLEESGEWTMILAGFQTKLGCSRSELALKLPQSSSQEVGKCVSNLRHCFLFLRGIKMEAYEIGKVFRNHSHWLGVSRLKHTSTFLNTLKGGKKRLCQVIQENPEEMKKWTMGLRVTPLPGTGVVDVVGSKAMKTQFLKELGYEEKEMEKALRCFRGRGSELRERFEFLKSLGLSEGEAKEMVKASPDVLTQASDVLEAKVDYLVNELGYPLSTLVAFPSCLKYTLERMKVRFAMYYWLRERGKADGKLAISTILVYSDKSFVTRFVNRHPDGHKYFEELKKSASL, encoded by the coding sequence ATGTGTCTCTCTGTCTGTGTTCATACTTCATCCATTGAGACAAGAGATGAAGAAGAAGAAGGCACAGAGGTAAACACAATGTCTCTAATCCGGAACCCTAGATCACCCACCTCTCTACTCAACTGGGTCTCCCACAAAGTCTCCACCTTTAAAAAACCCCAACCTCCCATAAACCCTAGAAGATCTCTCTCCTCCACCGCCACCACCTCGAAACTCCCCAGAAACGAGATTCGCAAACTAACCCAACTCGCCATGTTCGACTACTTCTACAACAACAGAGGCCTACAGTTCCTAATCGCCGAGAGCATGAGCAAAAACGCTCCTTTATTCAACGACACCCTCCTCAACAAGCTGCACAACGATTCTCATTCTTACTCTGCTTCTTGTGGTGATGAGTTAATCAGATCCATCACTAAGTTCCTATTGTACCACCCTGTGAACGAGTTCGAGCCTTTCTTCGAGAGCTTAGGTCTGAAACCCTCTGAGTTTAGCCCTCTCGTGCCTTGTGATAAGATGTTTTTGAACGAAGATGCGTTCTTGTTGGAGAATTATCATGTCTTTTGGAACTACGGGATTGGTCGGGAGAAGATGGGGAAGATCTTTAAAGAAGCTAGGGAGGTGTTCGGTTACGAGAGTGGTGTCTTAGCTTCAAAGATTGAATCTTTAGAGCGTCTGGGGTTTGGGAAGGTGTTTGTCTCCAAGGTCATCGTTTGTACCCCGAGGGTGCTGATCGGGGAGACGAATTTAGAAATGGTCAGCGTTATAGACATGATTGGTTCGGATTGGGTGTTGGAGAATTTATCAGAGGGAGGCTCTTATGACTGGAGATGCATCCATAGGTGTTTAGCCTTTCTCAGAGAGTTATGTGGAGACGACGAGAGTGAGCTGTTAGAGTTAATCAAGAACCGGCCGGGTCTGGTTCTGGAGGAGTCTGGAGAGTGGACAATGATCTTAGCTGGGTTTCAGACAAAGCTAGGTTGTTCCAGAAGCGAGTTGGCTTTGAAGCTTCCCCAGAGTAGTAGTCAGGAGGTTGGGAAGTGTGTTTCGAATCTACGGCATTGCTTTTTGTTCTTGAGAGGTATCAAGATGGAGGCTTATGAGATTGGTAAGGTGTTTCGTAACCACTCTCACTGGCTTGGAGTGTCTCGTTTGAAGCATACTAGCACCTTTCTTAATACTCTGAAAGGCGGGAAGAAGCGGCTTTGTCAGGTGATTCAGGAGAATCCGGAGGAGATGAAGAAATGGACTATGGGGTTGAGAGTAACGCCGTTGCCTGGGACTGGTGTGGTGGACGTAGTCGGCTCCAAAGCGATGAAGACACAGTTTTTGAAGGAGCTCGGATACGAGGAGAAGGAGATGGAGAAGGCCCTCAGGTGTTTCCGGGGGAGAGGGTCTGAGCTCAGGGAGAGGTTTGAGTTTCTTAAGAGTTTGGGGTTGAGTGAAGGGGAGGCTAAGGAGATGGTGAAGGCGTCTCCTGATGTGCTAACACAGGCGAGCGATGTGTTGGAAGCAAAGGTTGATTACCTTGTGAATGAGTTGGGGTACCCGCTTTCGACTCTTGTGGCTTTCCCTTCGTGTCTTAAGTACACTCTTGAAAGGATGAAGGTAAGGTTCGCGATGTACTATTGGCTGCGAGAGAGAGGGAAGGCGGATGGGAAGCTTGCGATAAGTACTATACTTGTGTACTCTGACAAGTCCTTTGTGACGAGGTTTGTGAACCGGCACCCTGATGGTCATAAGTATTTTGAGGAGTTGAAGAAGAGTGCTTCTTTGTGA
- the LOC106326195 gene encoding 3,9-dihydroxypterocarpan 6A-monooxygenase-like, whose protein sequence is MMDTQYFIVTILLCLGIILLIQSINTYRFRNKLPLPPSPTALPIIGHIHLLGPIAHQALHKLSTHYGPLMYLFIGSIPNVIVSSTEMANEILKSNELNFLNRPTMQNVDYLTYGSADFFSAPYGLHWKFMKRICMMELFSSRAIDSFVNVRTEELSKLLVRVMKKAEAEESVDLGEQLKELTSSIITRMMFRERRSDSGIREEVIKMVVELNELAGFFNVSETFWFLRRLDLQGIKKRLKNARDKYDVIIERIMKEHESRNHMDAGGVRSMLDILLDIYEDKNSEMKLTRENIKGFIMNIYGGGTDTSAITVEWALSELINYPEIMKKARKEIEQVVGNKRLVQESDLCNLSYIQAVVKETLRLHPGGPIFVRESNEECAVAGYRIPAKTRVIVNVWAIGRDPNQWEDPLEFRPERFEGSEWKVMSEKMVSFGAGRRSCPGEKMVFRFVPLVLAAVIQCFELKVKGRVEMSEGSGSSLPRATPLVCVPVAREGIKSLFSLEPKVNF, encoded by the exons ATGATGGATACACAATACTTCATTGTAACAATCCTTCTATGCCTTGGAATCATACTCTTGATCCAATCCATAAACACCTATAGATTCCGCAATAAACTACCTCTTCCACCAAGTCCAACAGCTTTACCAATCATCGGTCACATTCACCTTCTTGGTCCCATAGCTCACCAAGCACTTCACAAGCTCTCAACCCACTACGGACCCTTGATGTATCTCTTCATCGGCTCCATCCCTAATGTCATTGTCTCATCAACCGAGATGGCAAATGAAATTCTCAAATCCAACGAGCTCAACTTCTTGAACCGTCCAACAATGCAAAACGTTGACTACCTTACTTATGGCTCAGCTGATTTCTTCTCAGCGCCTTATGGGCTTCACTGGAAGTTCATGAAGAGGATTTGTATGATGGAGCTATTCAGCAGCAGAGCTATAGATAGCTTTGTTAATGTAAGAACCGAGGAGCTGAGTAAGCTTCTGGTGCGTGTTATGAAGAAAGCAGAAGCAGAAGAGAGTGTTGATCTTGGTGAACAGCTAAAGGAGTTGACAAGCAGCATCATAACGAGAATGATGTTCAGAGAAAGGAGATCGGATAGTGGGATAAGAGAGGAAGTTATCAAAATGGTGGTGGAGTTGAATGAGCTAGCAGGGTTCTTCAACGTGTCTGAAACGTTTTGGTTCTTGAGGAGACTTGACCTGCAAGGAATCAAGAAGAGGCTCAAGAATGCTAGAGACAAATATGATGTGATCATAGAGAGGATAATGAAAGAGCATGAGTCTAGGAATCACATGGATGCAGGAGGTGTAAGGAGCATGCTAGACATCTTGCTTGACATATATGAAGACAAAAACTCAGAGATGAAACTGACAAGAGAAAACATTAAGGGCTTCATCATG AACATTTATGGAGGTGGAACAGATACATCTGCCATCACAGTAGAATGGGCTTTATCAGAGCTAATAAACTATCCAGAGATCATGAAGAAAGCGCGAAAAGAGATAGAACAAGTGGTGGGAAACAAGAGACTAGTACAAGAATCTGATCTTTGCAATCTCAGTTACATCCAAGCAGTTGTGAAGGAGACATTGAGGTTACATCCTGGAGGACCAATATTCGTTAGAGAATCAAATGAAGAATGTGCAGTGGCTGGATACAGAATCCCAGCAAAAACAAGAGTGATAGTTAATGTTTGGGCTATAGGAAGAGATCCAAATCAATGGGAAGATCCATTGGAGTTTAGACCTGAGAGGTTTGAAGGAAGTGAATGGAAGGTAATGAGTGAGAAGATGGTGTCTTTTGGAGCTGGTAGAAGAAGTTGCCCTGGAGAGAAGATGGTGTTTAGATTTGTTCCATTGGTTTTAGCTGCGGTGATTCAGTGCTTTGAGTTGAAAGTGAAGGGACGTGTGGAGATGAGTGAAGGGAGTGGATCATCTCTGCCTAGAGCCACACCTTTGGTGTGTGTTCCTGTTGCTAGGGAGGGTATAAAGTCATTGTTCTCACTTGAACCAAAGGTCAATTTCTAG
- the LOC106325896 gene encoding transcription repressor KAN1-like, which yields MDNINFETSNASQGSRLHLHSQSQPPQLFNLQDVNMNHYNQSSPWTSETFSGYTPYDCTANQSLSVQCSSSKPNHALFHPYHHDQSSDHPSEDQSQSMVPMQLLQDQYLKPLYQKSCANDFAATNASSSSYSLSFDASQDPQELCRRTYSTSNVTQLHFSSSHHHAKQTHPRFSSHSFSAHGGSMAPNCGTVGNKTRIRWTQDLHEKFVECVNRLGGADKATPKAILKLMDSEGLTIFHVKSHLQKYRIAKYIPDYQEGKFEKGSCSKELSQLDTKTGVQIKEALQLQLDVQRHLHEQLEIQRNLQLRIEEQGKQLKIMIEQQQKTKECLLLKSPNAEASLSLSASDHSPPPFSIQDAEALMLKTYGDTQSQSKIS from the exons ATGGATAACATCAATTTTGAAACCTCAAATGCTTCACAAGGAAGCCGGCTACACTTGCACTCGCAATCGCAACCTCCCCAGCTGTTTAATTTACAAGACGTGAATATGAACCATTACAATCAATCATCTCCATGGACCAGCGAGACGTTCTCGGGTTATACTCCATACGATTGCACAGCCAATCAATCTCTCTCCGTGCAATGTTCGTCTTCAAAACCCAATCATGCCTTGTTTCATCCTTACCATCATGATCAATCTTCGGATCATCCATCAGAAGACCAATCCCAGTCGATGGTTCCTATGCAACTTCTTCAGGATCAATATTTAAAGCCATTATATCAAAAATCATGTGCTAATGATTTCGCCGCAACAAATGCTTCATCATCCTCATACTCTCTTTCTTTTGATGCAAGTCAAGATCCACAA GAACTATGCAGGAGGACCTATAGTACTTCTAATGTAACACAACTTCATTTCTCATCATCACATCACCATGCTAAGCAAACACATCCAAGATTTTCTTCTCATTCCTTCTCAGCCCATGGAGGCTCCATGGCTCCTAATTGTGGGACGGTTGGGAACAAGACAAGGATAAGGTGGACTCAAGATCTTCATGAGAAGTTCGTGGAATGCGTTAACCGCCTTGGTGGTGCTGATA AGGCAACACCCAAAGCGATACTGAAGCTGATGGATTCTGAAGGACTCACAATATTTCATGTTAAAAGCCATCTACAG AAGTATAGGATTGCGAAATACATCCCTGACTATCAAGAAG GCAAGTTTGAGAAGGGATCTTGTTCAAAAGAGCTGTCTCAGCTTGACACAAAAAC TGGAGTGCAAATTAAAGAGGCTCTCCAGCTTCAGCTAGACGTTCAGAGGCATCTTCATGAACAACTAGAG ATTCAAAGAAACCTGCAACTAAGAATCGAAGAACAAGGGAAGCAATTGAAAATAATGATAGAGCAACAACAAAAGACAAAAGAGTGTCTTCTTCTCAAGTCACCAAACGCTGAAGCATCGTTGTCTCTCTCTGCTTCTGATCACTCTCCTCCGCCTTTCTCAATACAAGATGCAGAAGCCCTGATGCTAAAAACTTATGGAGACACTCAATCCCAATCAAAGATAAGCTGA
- the LOC106326251 gene encoding beta-amyrin 24-hydroxylase has protein sequence MVTNNMDINYTTCSYFFFTFITIFLLQRLFTSSTRRGTPPGPRALPILGHMHLLRSSLPRSLQALSQTYGPLMNIRIGSLQVLVVSDSDTAKQILKTHDPDFASKFVFGPRHFNVYKGAEFFNAPYGPYWRFMKKLCMTKLFAGYQLDRFVGIREEETLALLSSLVEKSRNGEACDLGLEFTALTTKILSKMVMGKRCRQNSNLPIEIRKIVSDIMACATRLGLMELFGPLRDLDVFGNGEKLRSSIWRYDALFEKILKEYEDGKSGDDGEKDKDIVDILLDTYNDPKAELKLTLNQIKFFILELFMASLDTTSAALQWTMTELINHQDIFTKIRDEIKSILGNTHRLIKESDLQKLPYLQAAIKETLRLHPVGPLLRRESNRDMKINGYDVKSGTKIFINAYGIMRDPRTYKDPDKFVPERFLAAEENTERKMGYYYQQYMLELKGQDVNYLAFGSGRRGCLGASHASLVLSLTIGSLVQCFDWTVKGDEEKFKIKLPTGFSASGTAGGSSLMCSPELYFDPFG, from the exons ATGGTTACAAACAATATGGATATTAATTACACAACATGTTCTTATTTCTTCTTCACATTCATTACCATCTTCCTTCTTCAAAGACTCTTCACCTCCTCCACACGCCGTGGTACTCCCCCTGGACCAAGAGCCCTTCCCATTCTCGGCCACATGCATCTCCTCCGTTCAAGCCTCCCACGATCTCTACAAGCCTTATCCCAAACCTACGGTCCACTCATGAACATACGCATAGGATCTCTACAAGTCCTCGTCGTCTCAGACTCCGACACAGCTAAACAAATCCTCAAGACTCACGACCCCGACTTCGCGTCCAAGTTCGTCTTCGGTCCGAGGCATTTCAACGTCTACAAAGGAGCAGAGTTCTTCAACGCGCCTTATGGACCTTACTGGAGGTTCATGAAAAAGCTTTGCATGACTAAGCTATTCGCTGGCTATCAGCTCGATCGTTTTGTTGGTATAAGAGAGGAGGAGACGTTAGCTTTGCTTAGTTCGCTCGTTGAGAAGTCGAGGAACGGAGAGGCGTGTGATCTCGGTTTGGAGTTCACTGCTTTGACCACGAAAATCTTATCGAAGATGGTTATGGGGAAACGTTGCCGACAGAACTCGAATCTTCCTATAGAGATAAGGAAGATTGTGAGTGATATCATGGCTTGCGCCACAAGGTTAGGGCTCATGGAGCTGTTTGGACCGTTGAGGGATCTAGATGTGTTCGGTAATGGTGAGAAGCTTAGATCCTCCATTTGGCGGTACGATGCGTTGTTTGAGAAGATACTGAAGGAGTATGAGGACGGTAAGAGCGGTGATGATGGAGAGAAAGATAAAGATATAGTCGATATCTTGTTGGACACGTATAACGACCCTAAAGCTGAACTCAAACTGACTCTGAATCAGATCAAATTCTTCATCCTA GAGTTGTTCATGGCAAGCCTAGACACGACTTCTGCAGCATTACAATGGACAATGACCGAGCTCATCAACCATCAAGACATCTTCACAAAAATCCGAGACGAGATCAAATCCATTTTAGGAAACACTCATCGGTTAATCAAAGAATCAGACTTGCAGAAGCTTCCTTACCTGCAAGCAGCTATCAAGGAGACATTAAGACTACACCCAGTGGGACCATTACTTCGCAGAGAAAGCAACAGAGACATGAAGATCAACGGGTACGATGTTAAATCCGGGACAAAGATCTTCATAAATGCTTACGGGATAATGCGCGATCCGAGGACGTACAAAGATCCAGACAAGTTTGTGCCGGAGAGATTTCTTGCGGCGGAAGAAAACACAGAGAGAAAGATGGGTTATTATTACCAGCAGTATATGTTGGAGTTAAAAGGTCAGGATGTGAACTATCTTGCGTTTGGAAGTGGAAGGAGAGGGTGTTTGGGAGCTTCTCATGCATCTTTGGTGCTGAGTCTCACGATAGGATCATTAGTTCAGTGTTTTGATTGGACTGTGAAAGGAGATGAAGAAAAGTTCAAGATCAAGTTACCAACGGGCTTCTCGGCTTCAGGAACAGCAGGAGGGAGTTCACTTATGTGTTCTCCTGAATTATATTTTGATCCTTTTGGATAA
- the LOC106323139 gene encoding zinc finger CCCH domain-containing protein 52-like, giving the protein MDTHKRGHSDTVSSSNSNVGSKRPKQKMESISTGLRSKTKPCKDFFSTNGCPLGENCRFLHYVPGGYKAVAKMLNLEPQIAESSKKTQTSSSASVAAKIIVTAIIGKDGNRTKQLCRETGVKLPIVDHERGPNLKNVEIDGNYDQINEANGRMRDLIRRFGSDPANSAPRSSYKSELCEKFAAGECNYGDRCHFAHGVAELRWSGID; this is encoded by the exons ATGGATACTCACAAGAGAGGACACAGCGACACTGTCTCATCATCCAACTCTAACGTTGGATCCAAGAGGCCTAAGCAAA AGATGGAATCAATTTCAACTGGTTTAAGAAGCAAAACAAAGCCATGCAAAGATTTTTTCAG CACTAATGGATGCCCTCTTGGTGAGAACTGTCGCTTCTTGCACTATGTACCTGGAGGATACAAAGCTGTAGCTAAGATGTTAAATCTCGAGCCACAAATTGCTGAAAGTTCCAAAAAGACACAAACCTCTAGTAGTGCTTCTGTTGCCGCCAAGATCATTGTTACTGCCATAATTGGGAAAGATGGAAACCGTACCAAACAGCTTTGCCGTGAAACAGGAGTTAAACTACCGATAGTAGATCATGAAAGAGGCCCAAACTTGAAGAATGTGGAGATTGATGGAAACTACGATCAGATCAATGAAGCGAATGGGAGGATGAGAGACCTTATAAGGAGGTTTGGATCAGATCCTGCTAATTCTGCTCCCAGGAGCTCTTACAAATCGGAGCTCTGTGAGAAATTTGCTGCTGGGGAGTGTAATTATGGGGATAGATGCCATTTTGCGCATGGTGTAGCTGAGCTGCGTTGGTCGGGGATTGATTAG
- the LOC106323141 gene encoding F-box protein At1g30790-like, whose protein sequence is MNTHHKKELLESREEGDKRPPGNKLQLLPLDMEVETLTRLPVKSLMKFLCVSKIWSSLIRSQRFAASYYARSYETRSRFRVFVHGGAQRLLIFSGEEETFSSSLDANLDMTVPSVTLAHGGFRCTSVHGFFGCCHGSNFTICNPSTGQVITFPCKGPYTSLGYDPVDDQFKALTLVPSLYSNPSFIEHEVITLGGRGGRGVVSRSNVTSPTYCPMTKGLSINGFLYYGAWAPSHRTTPVFVCFDVRYERILSFITTPKDVLVCEAFSILIEYKGKLAVIVPNPFGDPCFDRFDLWILEDVTKHEWSKQTFELPLSLPFTAGMGKRMISQGTNKAGEIIFSPTTLPDRAQPFYVFYYNTERKGMRRVRIHGAADTEEFWSRYGFTGICCASFSPQHVDSIAFL, encoded by the coding sequence ATGAATACCCATCACAAAAAAGAACTCTTGGAGTCCAGGGAGGAGGGGGACAAGAGACCCCCAGGTAATAAGCTACAACTCCTCCCTTTAGATATGGAGGTGGAGACACTGACTAGATTACCCGTGAAGTCTCTTATGAAGTTCCTATGCGTGTCCAAGATTTGGTCTTCCCTTATCCGAAGCCAAAGATTCGCCGCGTCTTACTACGCTAGGTCCTATGAGACGCGTTCAAGGTTTAGGGTATTCGTCCATGGTGGTGCCCAGCGTCTCCTCATCTTCTCGGGAGAGGAGGAAACTTTCTCTTCTTCTTTGGATGCCAATCTAGACATGACAGTACCCTCAGTGACCTTGGCTCACGGCGGCTTCAGGTGTACTTCCGTCCACGGCTTTTTCGGCTGTTGTCATGGTTCAAATTTCACTATATGTAACCCTAGCACGGGGCAAGTCATTACCTTTCCCTGCAAGGGACCGTACACATCCTTGGGATACGATCCTGTTGATGATCAATTCAAAGCCTTGACCCTGGTGCCATCTCTTTATAGTAACCCTAGTTTCATAGAGCACGAGGTTATAACTCTTGGAGGACGAGGAGGAAGAGGAGTAGTATCTCGTAGTAACGTTACCTCTCCAACTTATTGCCCTATGACGAAGGGACTAAGCATCAACGGTTTCTTGTATTATGGTGCTTGGGCGCCAAGTCACAGGACGACTCCTGTGTTTGTGTGTTTTGATGTTAGATATGAGAGGATACTAAGTTTTATCACAACGCCTAAGGATGTCCTGGTTTGTGAGGCTTTTTCAATATTGATAGAATACAAAGGGAAGCTAGCTGTCATTGTACCAAACCCTTTTGGTGATCCTTGTTTCGACCGTTTTGATCTATGGATACTGGAGGATGTGACGAAACATGAGTGGTCCAAACAAACATTTGAGCTTCCCTTGTCTCTTCCCTTCACTGCTGGAATGGGTAAGAGAATGATCTCCCAGGGAACCAACAAGGCTGGTGAAATCATTTTCTCCCCAACAACTCTGCCAGACCGGGCCCAGCCCTTCTATGTTTTCTACTACAACACAGAGAGGAAAGGCATGAGAAGAGTCAGGATCCACGGAGCCGCGGATACTGAAGAGTTCTGGAGCCGTTATGGATTCACAGGCATTTGTTGCGCCTCTTTCTCGCCTCAACACGTTGATAGTATTGCTTTTTTATAA
- the LOC106322767 gene encoding probable protein phosphatase 2C 68 — protein MFSWLARMALFCLRPMRRYGRMNRDDDEEEDDREDSSGGDSLLWSRELERHSFGDFSMAVVQANEVVEDHSQVETGKGAVFVGVYDGHGGPEASRYISDHLFGHLMRLSKEHGGITEETLRAAFSATEEGILTLVRRTCSLKPLIAAVGSCCLVGVIWKGTLLIANVGDSRAVLGSRSSTNRSNKIAAEQLTSDHNAALEEVRQELKSLHPDDPHIVVLKHGVWRIKGIIQVSRSIGDAYLKRPEFSLDPSFPKFHLTERLQRPVLSAEPCVYTRVLQTSDKFVIFASDGLWEQMSNQQAVEIVNKHPRPGIARRLVRRAMSIAAKKREMRYDDLKKVERGVRRFFHDDITVVVVFVDSELLMVEKATVPELSVKGFSHTVGPSKFSIFFS, from the exons ATGTTCTCCTGGTTAGCAAGGATGGCTCTGTTTTGTTTGCGGCCGATGCGTCGGTACGGTCGTATGAACAGAGATGACGATGAAGAAGAAGATGATCGTGAAGACTCCTCTGGAGGTGACTCGCTGCTTTGGTCTAGGGAGCTTGAGAGGCATTCTTTCGGTGATTTCTCCATGGCTGTCGTGCAAGCTAACGAGGTCGTTGAGGATCATAGCCAGGTGGAGACAGGGAAGGGAGCTGTCTTTGTGGGTGTTTATGATGGCCATGGTGGTCCTGAGGCTTCTAGATACATCTCTGACCATCTCTTTGGACATCTGATGA GATTGTCGAAAGAACATGGCGGCATTACAGAGGAGACTCTAAGAGCTGCTTTTTCCGCAACCGAGGAAGGTATCCTCACGCTTGTGAGAAGAACTTGCTCGTTAAAACCGTTGATTGCAGCCGTTGGATCCTGCTGTCTGGTCGGAGTTATCTGGAAAGGAACCTTGCTTATCGCCAACGTTGGAGACTCCCGCGCTGTTCTTGGTTCCAGGAGCAGTACTAATAGATCAAACAAGATTGCAGCTGAGCAGCTGACTAGTGATCACAATGCTGCTTTGGAAGAAGTCAGACAAGAGCTCAAGTCGTTGCATCCTGACGATCCCCACATCGTTGTCCTCAAACACGGCGTGTGGCGCATCAAAGGCATCATCCAGGTGTCAAGATCGATAGGGGACGCGTACTTGAAGCGCCCCGAGTTCTCTCTCGATCCTTCGTTTCCAAAGTTCCATCTCACCGAACGGCTGCAAAGACCGGTCCTATCGGCAGAGCCGTGCGTGTACACGAGAGTCTTGCAAACGAGCGATAAGTTTGTGATATTCGCGTCGGATGGGCTGTGGGAGCAGATGAGCAACCAGCAAGCTGTGGAGATAGTGAACAAACATCCTCGTCCCGGGATAGCGAGGAGGCTGGTGAGGAGAGCGATGAGCATAGCTGCGAAGAAGAGGGAGATGAGGTATGATGATCTGAAGAAAGTGGAGAGGGGAGTGAGGAGATTCTTTCATGATGATATAACGGTGGTTGTGGTGTTCGTGGACAGTGAGCTTCTTATGGTGGAGAAAGCTACTGTTCCTGAGCTCTCCGTTAAAGGTTTCTCTCATACCGTTGGACCTTCCAAGTTCAGTATCTTCTTTTCTTAA
- the LOC106321795 gene encoding polygalacturonase inhibitor 1-like, with translation MRMKLLNPSLFFFFMFFPCSRSCNSNDKTTLLKIKKSLNNPQILNSWDAKTDCCTNWTGVVCTHRRITGLTIAAGDVVGQIAEEIGDLTDLVILDWSSLSRLRGTIPRSITKLKNLVYLRFRITELSGPVPEYISELRNVTFLNLSFNRFNGSIPGSISQMQRLETIQLSHNKLTGSIPESFGSFVGKIPKLYLGNNHLSGEIPKSLSKTNFNTVILSGNNFSGNASMFFGHNKTTVTLDLSRNNFHFDLSKVKLAKSLVSLDISHNRVFGELPLELTNLRLDHFNISFNSLCGSIPQGGLIQNFEVYEFSNNLCVCGAPLKRC, from the exons ATGAGAATGAAGCTTCTTAATCCCTCTCTCTTTTTCTTCTTCATGTTCTTCCCATGTTCTAGAAGTTGTAACTCAAATGACAAAACTACTCTCCTCAAGATCAAGAAGTCCTTAAACAACCCTCAAATCCTCAACTCTTGGGACGCCAAAACCGACTGCTGCACCAACTGGACCGGCGTCGTGTGCACTCACCGCCGCATAACCGGCCTCACTATAGCTGCCGGAGACGTCGTTGGTCAGATAGCGGAGGAGATAGGAGACCTCACTGACCTCGTTATCCTAGACTGGAGCAGTCTCTCTCGACTCAGAGGCACCATTCCACGCTCTATCACCAAGCTCAAGAATCTAGTATACCTTCGGTTTAGGATAACCGAACTCTCTGGTCCAGTCCCGGAATATATCAGCGAGCTTCGGAACGTTACCTTCTTGAACCTCTCCTTTAACCGGTTTAACGGTTCAATACCGGGTTCGATTTCTCAGATGCAGAGACTTGAGACCATACAGCTCAGTCATAACAAGTTAACCGGCTCTATACCGGAATCTTTCGGTTCCTTTGTTGGAAAGATCCCAAAACTCTACTTAGGTAATAATCACCTCTCAG GAGAAATACCAAAGTCATTATCCAAAACCAACTTCAACACTGTCATTTTGTCAGGAAACAATTTTAGTGGTAATGCTTCAATGTTCTTTGGACATAACAAAACAACTGTAACACTGGACTTGTCTAGGAACAACTTCCACTTCGATCTCTCAAAGGTAAAACTCGCCAAGAGCTTGGTGTCACTGGACATCAGCCATAACCGTGTTTTCGGAGAGCTTCCTTTGGAGCTGACCAATCTCAGACTAGACCATTTTAACATAAGCTTCAACAGTCTTTGTGGGTCCATCCCACAGGGAGGTCTGATACAGAACTTCGAGGTCTATGAGTTCTCCAACAACCTCTGTGTGTGTGGGGCGCCTCTCAAGCGTTGCTAG